In one Zobellia galactanivorans genomic region, the following are encoded:
- a CDS encoding OmpA family protein yields the protein MKPHIKYMVLLLCATANLLQAQEEPKLVAKDSIVKSSWIIGLGYNIVDDSGDVFDELLAPGDQWNVLPYPSRISIGRYFDSGIGVEAIGTYNKYAVGKFIDGRTNLEETDYYGIDARLTYDLNKIIGQTGWFDPYLGVGAGYMEANNEPRATYNAVVGFRTWFSDRFGLDFSSSGKWAANNDQATNHLQHAAGVVYQFGITKGLSKKGEAKLALIEELDAQRQKQQDSIAAAEREREEADLAARLAKEKEEARLAAAEKARLDALKQRETEIRNEIDALGFAYFDLNSSYLNAKSKKVLDGLADILAKYPELELQITSHTDSRGTSAYNDWLSERRVTHTKAYLVKRGVSAERLDTEAYGETHLLNECDDNTYCDEEKHQENRRSEFVITKF from the coding sequence TGTTATGTGCCACGGCAAACCTATTGCAGGCGCAAGAAGAACCAAAACTTGTAGCAAAGGACAGTATTGTAAAAAGTTCGTGGATTATTGGCCTTGGTTATAATATTGTAGATGACTCAGGAGATGTGTTCGATGAACTATTGGCTCCGGGAGATCAATGGAACGTACTGCCATATCCCTCAAGAATCAGTATCGGAAGATATTTTGATAGTGGAATCGGCGTAGAGGCTATCGGTACCTACAACAAATACGCCGTGGGTAAATTTATCGATGGAAGGACTAACCTTGAAGAAACCGATTATTATGGGATAGACGCCCGGTTGACCTATGACTTGAATAAGATCATTGGGCAGACCGGATGGTTCGACCCCTACTTGGGTGTTGGTGCGGGTTATATGGAAGCCAATAATGAACCTCGGGCCACTTATAATGCCGTAGTTGGGTTTAGAACCTGGTTTTCCGATCGTTTCGGACTCGATTTCAGTTCTTCGGGAAAATGGGCGGCGAACAATGACCAGGCCACCAATCACTTACAGCATGCGGCTGGGGTGGTATATCAATTTGGAATTACGAAAGGACTATCGAAAAAGGGCGAGGCCAAACTCGCCTTGATCGAGGAGTTGGATGCCCAAAGGCAGAAGCAACAAGATTCGATCGCGGCTGCAGAAAGGGAAAGGGAAGAGGCGGACCTAGCTGCAAGACTGGCCAAAGAAAAAGAGGAAGCTCGATTGGCCGCAGCCGAAAAAGCTAGGCTAGATGCCTTAAAACAGCGTGAAACGGAAATCAGAAATGAGATTGACGCTCTGGGCTTTGCGTATTTCGACCTGAATTCTTCGTATTTAAATGCAAAATCGAAAAAGGTTCTTGACGGTCTCGCCGATATTTTGGCGAAATATCCGGAATTGGAGCTTCAAATCACTTCACATACCGATTCAAGGGGTACATCGGCCTACAACGATTGGTTGTCGGAACGACGTGTAACCCATACCAAGGCCTATTTGGTAAAGCGGGGCGTATCGGCTGAACGTCTTGATACGGAAGCCTATGGCGAAACCCATTTGTTGAACGAATGTGATGACAACACCTATTGCGATGAGGAAAAACATCAAGAAAATAGAAGGTCGGAGTTTGTTATTACCAAGTTTTAG
- a CDS encoding HAD family hydrolase, with protein sequence MKDLKRRISRFDDRKVLFTDFFDTLVHRTVHPNYAIRLWAKFMVRELAIPMEGEQLFTIRTEALAYLGKKQGRSTLEIKYKDVITEVYHRLVNTENLHDVPFPRFKKLFERADFTAEISVQFKNETLISTLEHFKQKGYRIYLMSDFYLSKKVIEKILDFHKIDHLFNAVFLSSSVGHSKEKGSLYPYVLDKLSLDAKEVLMIGDNMGSDVNNAHKHGIPSLHLKHFSHKFRNKKNLLGSDKNDFKKVCQTIESRCKKSGHPFSEYVLHFYFFTERLYINAKKNKVNDLFFLAREGHFLKQLFDCYQDMNLFKSEAKIRTHYLKASRQSATQLALRPLPEEDFGGLLKRFGKMSLDHFLDWFPFSDETKNDIKQEIPKTTDSNHAAFFQSETMQYLRSSPRFQEAYDQNRYDQKMAFLNYLKSFGADFDKDGLALVDVGWGGTMQESIYKFLKRKIPVTGYYLGLKEIYNIEKGTKRYGLNFSIYPSQDFSDDVLMANGQLYEQLLAAPHGSTLSYTMGENGQSPTVEFHEPNEKMVFDQYVSPIQEYMFSEFKNLFNDLRAIDYSQAMVQNYITDMALRTGIFTNRKKLKFVNQITKGFYQNVGENKVGLEYNPNQVKTSKVALIKTFLKSPEKVFRYLVKIKPFMYAKGYYWMSWPLNLTYYYIKFNFWAKRKWLNKGLLS encoded by the coding sequence TTGAAAGACCTGAAACGAAGAATTTCGCGGTTTGATGATCGAAAAGTTCTTTTTACGGACTTTTTTGATACGCTGGTCCACCGTACCGTACACCCTAATTACGCCATACGGTTATGGGCCAAGTTTATGGTTCGTGAGTTGGCCATACCCATGGAGGGCGAACAATTGTTTACCATTCGTACCGAAGCACTTGCCTATCTCGGCAAAAAGCAAGGTCGCTCTACCCTAGAGATCAAATACAAAGATGTAATCACCGAGGTATATCACAGGCTTGTGAATACCGAAAACTTACACGACGTTCCCTTCCCTAGATTCAAAAAATTATTTGAAAGGGCCGACTTTACCGCTGAAATTTCAGTGCAGTTCAAGAACGAAACCCTTATTTCCACTCTCGAACACTTTAAACAAAAGGGATATCGCATTTACCTAATGTCCGATTTCTACCTTTCAAAAAAGGTAATCGAAAAAATTCTTGACTTCCATAAAATAGACCATTTATTCAATGCCGTTTTTCTCTCTAGCAGCGTAGGACACAGCAAAGAAAAAGGTTCATTATACCCCTATGTACTGGACAAACTGTCCTTAGATGCCAAAGAGGTTTTGATGATCGGCGACAATATGGGCAGTGATGTGAACAATGCCCATAAACACGGTATACCCTCATTGCACCTGAAACACTTTTCCCATAAGTTCAGGAACAAAAAGAACCTTTTGGGTTCCGATAAAAACGACTTTAAAAAAGTTTGCCAGACCATTGAATCCCGGTGTAAAAAAAGCGGACATCCGTTTAGCGAATACGTGCTCCATTTTTACTTCTTTACCGAGCGACTTTATATCAATGCCAAAAAAAACAAGGTAAACGACCTGTTCTTCCTTGCCCGCGAAGGACACTTTTTAAAACAACTGTTCGATTGCTACCAAGACATGAACCTGTTCAAGAGCGAGGCGAAAATTCGAACGCACTATCTCAAGGCTTCAAGGCAATCGGCTACTCAACTGGCCCTTCGACCATTGCCCGAAGAAGATTTTGGGGGCTTACTCAAAAGATTCGGAAAGATGTCATTAGATCATTTCCTTGACTGGTTCCCTTTTTCCGATGAGACCAAAAACGATATCAAGCAGGAAATCCCTAAAACTACGGACAGTAACCATGCTGCGTTTTTTCAATCGGAAACCATGCAGTACCTAAGAAGCAGCCCTAGATTTCAAGAGGCCTACGACCAAAACCGCTACGACCAAAAAATGGCATTCCTCAACTATTTGAAATCCTTCGGAGCCGATTTTGATAAAGATGGTCTTGCCCTAGTTGATGTGGGATGGGGAGGCACCATGCAAGAAAGCATATACAAGTTCCTCAAAAGGAAAATACCGGTAACGGGCTACTACCTTGGACTTAAGGAAATATACAATATTGAAAAGGGCACCAAGAGATACGGTTTGAATTTTTCAATCTATCCGAGCCAAGATTTTTCCGATGATGTACTCATGGCCAACGGACAACTTTACGAACAATTGCTGGCAGCGCCACATGGCAGTACCCTATCGTATACCATGGGCGAAAACGGCCAATCCCCCACAGTGGAGTTCCACGAACCCAATGAGAAAATGGTTTTTGACCAATACGTGAGTCCGATTCAGGAATATATGTTTTCCGAATTCAAGAACCTTTTCAACGATTTGCGTGCCATTGACTATTCACAGGCTATGGTACAAAACTACATTACCGACATGGCCTTGCGTACAGGTATTTTTACCAACAGGAAAAAATTAAAGTTCGTAAACCAGATTACAAAGGGGTTTTACCAAAATGTAGGCGAGAATAAAGTAGGCCTTGAGTACAACCCGAACCAAGTTAAAACTTCAAAGGTGGCCCTTATCAAGACATTTTTGAAGTCTCCCGAAAAAGTCTTCCGATATTTGGTGAAAATCAAACCATTCATGTATGCTAAAGGCTATTATTGGATGTCATGGCCCTTAAACCTAACGTACTATTACATTAAGTTTAATTTTTGGGCCAAGCGAAAATGGCTGAACAAAGGTTTGTTATCGTAA
- a CDS encoding GNAT family N-acetyltransferase, protein MNSTNFFFDAYTKELLPTHYRQLQNRYTGDVVFTNSNTDEFHFEGPAFVVEDVPGYFKVETEKLPKNIGRHTIKQYPGFLINFENVPSLGAYLNERFGKTSRYKLRREQRKLEQCFNIRYVMYFGAMEKPEYDFLMEEFYRLLELRSLEKGIKDNINLATQDFYRANVYQMILDKKASFYVIYNGKKPIDICLNFHMKNVIFQYIRTYDIDYSKFNTGYTDLMKQIEWCIANGVRLITFSKGDFYWKRRWCNTVYDYNYDIFFKKNSLKGRLKAQLYYLIKALKQFVREKGLIEKYHDFRDKHRKPINLPNDPSKITRTPIPFEKEFEKIEAIDFKNSKFDFLRRTIYDFLYENDEKESEINIYAILDHPKSYLVVGKKSKILLSNTSDSPIF, encoded by the coding sequence ATGAACTCCACGAACTTTTTTTTCGACGCCTACACCAAAGAACTGCTGCCGACACATTACAGGCAATTGCAAAACAGGTATACGGGTGACGTGGTCTTTACCAATTCCAATACCGATGAATTTCACTTTGAAGGACCGGCCTTCGTAGTTGAGGACGTACCTGGTTATTTCAAGGTAGAGACCGAAAAACTTCCAAAAAATATAGGGCGCCATACCATAAAACAGTATCCCGGCTTTCTAATCAATTTTGAGAATGTACCTTCCTTAGGCGCTTACCTAAACGAGCGCTTCGGTAAAACGAGCCGCTATAAACTACGTCGAGAGCAAAGAAAACTAGAACAATGTTTTAATATTCGTTATGTCATGTACTTTGGTGCCATGGAAAAACCGGAGTACGATTTTTTAATGGAAGAATTCTATCGACTGTTGGAATTGCGCTCGCTTGAAAAAGGAATCAAGGATAATATCAATTTAGCTACCCAAGATTTTTACCGTGCCAACGTCTATCAAATGATCTTAGACAAGAAAGCTTCATTCTATGTAATTTACAATGGAAAAAAACCTATCGATATCTGCCTGAACTTCCACATGAAAAATGTTATTTTTCAATATATACGAACCTACGATATCGATTATTCGAAGTTCAACACCGGTTACACCGACCTGATGAAGCAGATAGAATGGTGCATTGCCAATGGCGTACGATTGATTACTTTTTCAAAGGGCGATTTTTATTGGAAAAGACGCTGGTGCAATACCGTCTACGATTACAATTACGATATCTTTTTCAAAAAGAATTCCTTAAAAGGAAGACTAAAGGCCCAATTGTACTATCTGATCAAAGCCTTGAAGCAATTTGTTCGCGAAAAAGGCCTTATTGAGAAATATCACGATTTTAGGGACAAACATCGAAAACCCATAAATTTACCGAACGACCCTTCAAAAATTACACGGACCCCGATACCCTTCGAAAAGGAATTCGAAAAAATAGAAGCTATTGATTTTAAGAATAGCAAATTCGATTTTCTTAGACGGACTATTTACGATTTTCTCTATGAGAACGACGAAAAAGAGTCCGAAATTAACATTTATGCAATTTTAGATCATCCAAAATCGTACTTGGTCGTAGGTAAAAAGAGTAAAATATTGCTTTCAAATACTTCCGATAGCCCGATTTTCTGA
- a CDS encoding MBOAT family O-acyltransferase codes for MQNLLVIAASYVFYGWWDWRFLILIFFSTVLDFFVGQQIFKNQDNKQRAKYWLWVSVAFNLGLLGFFKYYNFFVDSFIEAVSALGYNIKSVWTLRIILPVGISFYTFQTMSYSFDIYYKKLEPTKNFISFAAFVAFFPQLVAGPIERASNLLNQINTLRSFKYEQASSGLKLILWGFFKKLVIADSLAPIVDDIFTNYTDYPASTLILGVSLFSFQVYGDFSGYTDIAIGTAKLFGVELMSNFKFPNFSRNIAEYWQRWHISLSTWFRHYLYIPMGGSRVSKLKSLRNIAVIFLVSGLWHGANWTFVFWGGIHALLYMPVFLMGRNRIYADNVIAERTWLPSITEILQVLLTFILVTFSRIFFRSPTLSSSFDFIERIGSNFYYEPYMHPMGYRMFDFYLLIALFTFYEYLIRRDERNPFKFKSPVVRFLLYTLVVLSILLFYDDGVNRSFIYFQF; via the coding sequence GTGCAGAATCTATTGGTCATTGCAGCCAGTTATGTCTTCTATGGCTGGTGGGATTGGCGTTTTCTTATCCTTATCTTTTTCAGTACCGTTCTCGATTTTTTCGTTGGCCAGCAAATTTTTAAAAATCAAGACAATAAGCAAAGAGCCAAATATTGGCTATGGGTAAGCGTTGCCTTTAACTTGGGCCTATTAGGCTTCTTTAAATACTACAACTTTTTTGTAGACTCGTTTATCGAGGCGGTTAGCGCCTTGGGCTACAACATTAAAAGCGTATGGACCTTACGTATCATCCTACCCGTAGGTATCTCCTTCTACACTTTTCAGACCATGTCATATTCATTTGACATCTATTACAAAAAGCTCGAGCCCACCAAAAATTTCATCTCCTTCGCAGCTTTTGTAGCTTTCTTTCCGCAATTGGTAGCGGGCCCCATAGAAAGGGCCTCCAACCTATTGAACCAAATCAATACCCTCCGTAGTTTTAAATACGAACAGGCCAGTAGCGGATTAAAGCTTATTCTTTGGGGCTTTTTTAAAAAACTCGTTATCGCCGATTCCCTAGCCCCCATAGTTGATGATATTTTTACGAACTATACCGACTACCCGGCCTCTACCTTGATTCTTGGGGTCTCGCTTTTTAGCTTTCAAGTGTATGGTGATTTCAGTGGCTATACCGATATCGCCATCGGTACGGCAAAACTCTTTGGGGTAGAGCTGATGTCCAACTTCAAATTCCCCAATTTTTCACGGAACATTGCTGAATATTGGCAAAGATGGCACATTTCGCTCAGCACATGGTTCAGACATTACCTCTACATTCCTATGGGAGGGTCGCGGGTGAGTAAATTAAAGTCATTGCGAAACATTGCCGTCATTTTTTTGGTCAGCGGACTTTGGCATGGGGCCAATTGGACCTTTGTTTTTTGGGGAGGAATTCATGCCTTGCTCTATATGCCCGTATTTTTAATGGGCCGAAACAGGATTTATGCCGACAATGTTATAGCCGAACGTACTTGGCTTCCGAGCATTACTGAAATCCTTCAAGTGTTACTGACTTTTATTCTCGTAACCTTTTCGAGGATATTCTTCCGGTCGCCCACCCTATCCTCATCCTTCGATTTTATCGAAAGAATAGGAAGTAATTTTTATTACGAACCCTATATGCACCCCATGGGCTATAGAATGTTCGATTTTTATTTACTGATAGCCCTGTTTACCTTTTATGAATATTTGATACGAAGGGATGAACGCAACCCGTTCAAGTTTAAATCGCCCGTAGTCCGGTTTCTCTTGTATACCCTAGTGGTTTTGAGTATATTATTGTTCTATGACGATGGGGTCAACCGTTCGTTCATTTATTTTCAATTTTAA
- a CDS encoding GNAT family N-acetyltransferase, protein MIKNNPFLSDTYTSIWSNHFDGGKKPLTVDFLENIQFYKYAGLPLYINSGKTLTKGMDYRLHPAPINDHKKKVFLIYDVPTYFNTIRDIPENTTLKLLRSKQYPGFAIELGPYTNFNEYMLATFGKSSRYKLNKYKKRFEACFDIRYKMYHGDIGKETYDFVFDSFKELLTKRFDDKQITNNNLNPEEWQFYYDVAYPLILEKKASLFVIYDREKPIGVTLNYHSDSVLFDAITVFDIDYAKFHLGSVTIMKLIEYCLAEKIEVFDFSKGYFDYKTRWSNTTYDFEYHIFYDASSLIAKTLASTLKRFFDFKQKLRDKNINERLHRFTYKLRHRKSEVKTIDAPFTFHDISSDPLPNGLTEVDLNLAENHKLKMLAFEFLYLNDECFTSLKAFTDLTDQYYFIGTKKKVKVSIT, encoded by the coding sequence TTGATAAAAAATAATCCCTTTCTATCAGACACCTACACCTCGATTTGGTCGAATCATTTTGACGGAGGCAAGAAGCCCTTGACTGTCGATTTTTTAGAAAACATACAATTTTACAAGTATGCGGGACTCCCCCTTTATATCAATTCAGGAAAAACCCTTACCAAGGGTATGGACTATCGATTACACCCCGCGCCTATAAACGACCATAAAAAAAAGGTATTTCTCATTTACGATGTCCCTACCTATTTCAATACCATTCGCGACATCCCCGAAAATACCACTTTAAAGTTGCTCCGATCCAAGCAATACCCCGGCTTTGCCATCGAATTAGGGCCATACACCAACTTTAACGAGTATATGCTCGCTACCTTCGGCAAGAGCAGCAGGTACAAGTTGAACAAATACAAAAAGCGTTTTGAAGCCTGTTTCGATATTAGATACAAAATGTACCACGGGGACATCGGCAAAGAAACCTACGATTTTGTATTTGATTCTTTTAAGGAATTACTCACCAAACGATTTGACGACAAACAAATCACCAACAATAATCTCAATCCGGAAGAATGGCAGTTCTATTACGATGTCGCCTATCCGTTGATTCTTGAAAAAAAAGCCTCCCTATTCGTTATTTACGACAGGGAAAAACCGATCGGGGTAACCTTGAACTATCATTCCGACAGCGTTCTCTTTGATGCTATTACCGTTTTTGATATTGATTACGCCAAATTCCATTTGGGTTCGGTGACCATTATGAAATTGATAGAATATTGCCTAGCGGAAAAAATAGAAGTATTCGATTTTTCCAAAGGTTACTTTGATTATAAAACGAGGTGGTCGAATACGACCTATGATTTTGAATATCATATTTTCTACGACGCCTCATCCCTTATCGCCAAGACCTTGGCGTCTACTTTGAAGCGATTCTTCGATTTCAAACAAAAGCTGCGCGATAAGAACATAAACGAAAGATTGCATCGGTTCACTTATAAACTAAGGCATAGAAAATCCGAAGTCAAAACTATAGATGCTCCCTTTACATTTCATGATATTTCTTCGGACCCCCTACCCAATGGGCTTACCGAAGTCGATTTAAACCTGGCCGAGAACCATAAATTAAAAATGCTGGCGTTTGAATTCTTATATCTGAACGATGAGTGTTTTACCTCGCTTAAAGCGTTCACCGACCTAACCGACCAATATTATTTTATAGGGACGAAGAAAAAAGTGAAAGTTTCCATAACTTAA
- a CDS encoding GNAT family N-acetyltransferase translates to MIKIITERNEWNDLIKKVDHCDFYHTYHYHYLSKGDDETPILIHYEEEGTHIILPLMLREIEGTCYKDVTSVYGYAGPLCSTKKLNFDNTNFKNELQKLFLAHKVVSVFSRLHPYIDHQDEILANIGEIYSPGEVVYIDLTLPLDLQRQQYSSRLKTYINKSQKLCSVRKGTSEEDIRTFIEIYYENMRRVNADESYFFSDRYFYQLMLSSFFETELLLCVLNETNEVIGGAMFIKTDEIVQYHLSGHKEEFLHLNAIKLIIDTMRINATEEKYKYFNLGGGKGVKSDTLFAFKSTFSKNHRPAKFWRYVVNPKVYKELVKMNEDQRCESTNDGESNFFPAYRQIPKSN, encoded by the coding sequence ATGATCAAAATCATAACTGAAAGGAATGAGTGGAACGACCTCATAAAAAAAGTCGACCACTGTGACTTTTACCATACCTACCACTACCACTACCTCTCAAAAGGAGATGATGAAACCCCTATTCTGATTCATTACGAAGAAGAAGGTACTCATATCATCCTCCCCCTAATGTTACGGGAAATAGAGGGCACCTGTTACAAGGACGTTACCTCTGTGTATGGCTATGCAGGCCCGCTATGTAGTACCAAGAAGCTTAATTTCGACAACACCAATTTCAAAAACGAATTACAAAAGCTATTCTTGGCACACAAAGTGGTATCCGTTTTTTCAAGACTCCATCCCTACATTGACCACCAAGATGAAATTCTGGCCAATATTGGGGAAATCTATAGCCCTGGTGAGGTAGTTTACATTGATCTCACCCTACCACTTGATCTACAACGGCAACAGTACAGTAGTCGCTTAAAGACTTATATCAATAAATCGCAAAAGCTCTGTTCCGTTCGTAAAGGGACTTCGGAAGAGGACATCCGGACCTTTATCGAAATCTATTACGAAAACATGAGAAGGGTAAACGCCGATGAAAGTTATTTCTTCAGTGACCGTTACTTCTACCAGCTCATGCTCAGTTCGTTCTTTGAAACGGAACTATTGCTATGCGTATTAAACGAGACCAATGAAGTCATCGGTGGCGCCATGTTCATAAAGACCGACGAAATAGTACAATACCATTTGTCGGGACATAAAGAAGAATTCTTGCACCTCAATGCCATTAAACTGATCATTGACACCATGCGCATCAATGCCACCGAAGAAAAATACAAGTATTTCAACCTCGGTGGTGGAAAAGGCGTTAAGAGCGATACGCTCTTTGCCTTTAAGTCCACTTTTTCAAAAAACCACAGACCTGCTAAATTTTGGAGATATGTAGTAAACCCTAAAGTGTACAAGGAACTCGTAAAAATGAACGAGGACCAACGGTGTGAAAGTACCAATGATGGCGAAAGCAACTTTTTTCCCGCCTACCGACAAATACCAAAATCCAATTAA
- a CDS encoding HAD family hydrolase produces the protein MDIKVDEKSVIVFDLDDTLYNEIDYLRSAYSAIAMELAPKQWKKLFVQMFSMYRNKENVFEYLTTTFGVEKQMLINLYRNHQPAIVPFEGVLPLLKHIKDKGGKLGIITDGRSKTQRAKLSALAVVDYFDTIVISEELGSEKPDQKNYRAIEEAFPNHRYCYIADNIRKDFLAPNTLGWDSIGLIDNGLNIHSDAFRYFTEDHLPKTFVKNIGEIAVT, from the coding sequence ATGGATATAAAGGTTGATGAAAAATCCGTCATCGTTTTTGATTTAGACGATACACTCTATAATGAAATCGATTATCTAAGATCTGCTTATTCCGCCATTGCCATGGAACTCGCCCCCAAGCAATGGAAAAAACTTTTTGTACAAATGTTCTCAATGTATCGAAACAAAGAGAACGTGTTCGAATACTTGACCACTACTTTTGGGGTTGAAAAACAAATGCTCATAAACCTTTATCGAAACCACCAACCAGCTATCGTTCCATTCGAAGGGGTTCTACCTTTGTTAAAACACATAAAGGACAAAGGTGGAAAACTGGGTATCATAACCGATGGGAGGAGCAAAACCCAAAGAGCCAAGCTCTCAGCCTTGGCCGTAGTTGACTACTTTGATACCATTGTGATATCGGAAGAACTAGGTTCCGAAAAGCCCGACCAAAAAAACTATCGGGCCATAGAAGAAGCTTTTCCAAATCATCGCTATTGTTACATTGCCGATAATATAAGAAAGGATTTTCTCGCTCCTAATACCCTTGGGTGGGATAGTATCGGGCTCATCGACAATGGCCTGAACATCCACAGCGATGCTTTTCGCTATTTTACCGAAGACCACCTTCCAAAGACCTTCGTTAAAAATATTGGCGAAATTGCAGTTACATAA
- a CDS encoding ATP-grasp domain-containing protein, producing MNILISSAGRRVSLVRAFQKELKKIYPEAKVYASDADPTLSGACQIADGYFKVPFVTHADYFDVLISECKKRDIGLLIPTIDTELLPLAQNRLLLEKNGIVPVVASSDFVGKCRDKRQIHKFFEAHNVEVAKEYSKDKYRLPLFIKPIDGSRSVDTYLIKEEKDLTDYHFQNDKLMFLEYLDHDQYNEFTCDLYYGKDHELKCVVPRKRIEVRDGEVYKALTVKNLLVDYIKKNMATVNGAVGCLTAQFFVHNTENNVRAIEINPRFGGGYPLSYLAGANYPKWIIEEFTQGKQIDQDFDCWEKDLLMIRYDDEILVHGYKG from the coding sequence ATGAATATTCTCATATCTTCTGCCGGGAGGCGTGTTTCTCTCGTTAGGGCCTTTCAAAAGGAACTTAAAAAAATATATCCCGAGGCTAAAGTGTATGCATCGGATGCCGACCCAACACTTTCCGGTGCCTGCCAAATAGCCGACGGCTATTTTAAAGTGCCTTTTGTGACCCATGCCGATTATTTCGATGTGTTGATCAGCGAATGTAAAAAACGTGATATCGGCCTGTTGATTCCTACGATTGACACAGAGTTATTACCACTGGCACAAAACAGACTGCTTTTGGAAAAAAACGGGATCGTACCCGTGGTTGCCTCCTCCGATTTCGTCGGAAAATGTAGGGACAAAAGACAAATCCACAAGTTCTTTGAAGCCCATAACGTAGAAGTTGCCAAAGAATATTCAAAAGACAAATATCGCCTTCCACTGTTCATCAAACCTATTGATGGCAGTAGAAGTGTTGACACCTATCTGATCAAGGAGGAGAAAGACCTAACGGACTATCATTTTCAAAATGATAAACTTATGTTCTTAGAATACCTCGATCATGATCAATACAATGAGTTTACCTGCGACCTATACTACGGTAAAGACCATGAACTGAAATGTGTCGTTCCTCGAAAAAGAATCGAAGTAAGGGATGGAGAGGTCTATAAGGCCTTGACCGTGAAGAATCTTCTCGTTGACTACATCAAAAAAAATATGGCTACCGTAAACGGTGCCGTGGGTTGCCTTACAGCCCAGTTTTTCGTCCATAATACGGAAAACAATGTTAGGGCCATAGAGATCAACCCAAGATTTGGTGGTGGCTACCCCCTATCTTATTTGGCAGGTGCCAACTACCCCAAATGGATTATAGAGGAATTCACCCAAGGGAAACAAATTGATCAAGATTTTGATTGTTGGGAAAAAGACCTTCTCATGATCAGATATGACGATGAAATTTTAGTCCATGGATATAAAGGTTGA
- a CDS encoding glycosyltransferase, which produces MRLSIIIPCYNMELYLSECVNSLLDQQMTDSEYEIIIVNDESKDRTLEIAQEYASQHSNIKVIDKKNAGVGAARNSGYDLAQGEYIYFLDPDDYVAQNTLPILLDLCKANDLDILTFVSKSVVTKPYPYSKNIDSFDASAQPDICDGITYIANKKHKNEIWWYLIKRDFIQNTGIRFIEGKWMEDAILTSELFCQAKRMAHADLDVHRYRILPTSAMRNKSPEHYNKVIYDNANAAHVFNELISTIPREHKDAEACIKRLKTRQQSFVFFLMVRLMKSDIPVSEIPAMLSGFEKIDAYPLKKFLGEDYHGIGYSCLVFVFNRKPLINPFIKMFRSFYTLVR; this is translated from the coding sequence ATGCGATTAAGTATTATTATACCGTGTTACAACATGGAACTCTATTTAAGCGAATGCGTCAATAGCTTATTAGACCAGCAAATGACGGATTCCGAATACGAGATTATTATTGTAAACGATGAATCTAAAGATAGAACGTTAGAAATCGCCCAAGAATACGCTTCGCAACACTCTAATATAAAGGTTATCGACAAAAAGAATGCGGGCGTAGGTGCGGCAAGAAATTCGGGATACGACCTCGCTCAAGGGGAATACATTTATTTTCTCGACCCCGATGACTATGTTGCCCAAAATACTTTGCCCATTTTACTCGACCTATGCAAAGCCAACGATTTAGACATCTTGACTTTCGTAAGCAAATCGGTCGTCACCAAACCTTATCCCTATTCTAAAAACATTGATTCCTTTGATGCATCCGCTCAACCTGACATCTGCGACGGCATTACCTATATAGCGAACAAAAAGCACAAAAACGAAATTTGGTGGTATTTGATCAAACGTGATTTTATTCAAAATACCGGAATCCGCTTTATCGAGGGCAAATGGATGGAAGATGCCATTCTTACCTCCGAACTCTTCTGCCAGGCCAAAAGAATGGCCCATGCCGACTTAGACGTACACCGATATCGTATTTTGCCAACATCGGCCATGCGCAATAAAAGTCCGGAACACTACAACAAAGTAATCTACGACAATGCAAATGCAGCCCATGTGTTCAACGAACTAATATCGACCATACCTAGGGAGCATAAAGACGCCGAGGCCTGTATCAAAAGACTTAAAACACGTCAGCAGTCCTTTGTCTTCTTTCTAATGGTTCGCCTGATGAAATCAGATATTCCGGTTTCTGAAATTCCCGCCATGCTCTCGGGTTTTGAAAAAATAGACGCATACCCATTAAAGAAATTTCTAGGGGAAGATTACCACGGGATAGGCTATTCGTGCTTGGTTTTCGTATTTAACAGAAAACCTTTGATCAATCCTTTCATAAAGATGTTCCGATCTTTTTATACTTTAGTACGATGA